Part of the Pseudomonas sp. Leaf58 genome is shown below.
AGGCCACCTCGGCGGTGGACGAAGCCACCGAGCGCGAAGTGATCGCGGCCATCGACCAGTTGTTCGCCGGCCGCACGCGCATCCTGATCAGCCACCGTGCTTCGACCCTGGCCGATGCTGACCTGCACCTGCAACTGCACGATGGCCAGCTGCAGGTGCTGGCCCAGGAGGTGACCAAGCATGGGGACTGACGTGTGCGTGGGCATCATCGACAGTGGCTGCTCGCCGGAGCAGGGCAGCAGCGTACGAGGCGCGCGACGCTTCTGGTTGGAAGACGGCCAGCTGCGCGAAGGTGAAATGCTGCCCGACCAGCTTGGCCACGGTAGCGCGGTACTGGCCGCCTTGCAGCGTGAGGCTGGGCCTATGCCGGTGCTGGTGGCCCAGGTATTCACTGCCCAGGCCAGCACCAGCGCCTTGCAGGTGGCCGCCGCGCTGCTGTGGTTGGTAGAGGCGGGCGCTACCCTGGTCAACCTCAGCCTTGGCCTGCAGCAGGACCGGCCGGTGCTGCATCAGGCCTGCGCCGAAGCGCAGGCTGCGGGTGTGCTGTTGTGTGCATCCAGCCCGGCGCAGGGCGGGCCCGTGTACCCAGCCAGCTACCCCGGGGTAATCCGGGTCACCGGCGATGCCCGTTGCGCGCCGGGCCAGTGGTCGTGGCTTGGCACTCGCCAAGCGGACTTCGGTGGTCATGTGGGGGCAAATAACCGTGCTGGCGCAAGCTTGGGCTGCGCAGCCTTGTGCGGCAGGATTGCTGCGTTACTGCGCGAAGAGCCAGGGCTAAACCACCAGCAGGTGCACGACTGGTTACGCCGCCACGCGACCTTCACCGGCCCCGAGCGACGAGGTGCCCGGCATGCTTGAACCGCGCATTGTGGTACTGGGCGCAGGCCCTGCGGGTGCGGCCACGGCCATTGGCTTGCGGCGCCTGGGTTACCCGGTCACGGTGGTGTCCGAGTGGCGCCGTTTTGCGGCGGTCGAAGGGGTGTCGCAACGGGTGCTGGAAGGCTTGCGCCATGCAGGCCTGGGTGGCGCGTTGAGCCAAGCGGCCATGCCTGCCGCCCGGCAGGTGCACTGGAACGGCCAGCACCTGCAAATGAACCAGGAGTTTCTGCTCGACCGGCAACGGTTTGACCGGGCCCTGCGCGACGACCTTCAGCGTGCGGGTGTGAGTGTGGTCGAGGGGCGGGTGCGCGAGGTCGCGCACGAGGGCGGTCATCGTATTCGGCTGGACGATGGGCAGGTACTGCTGGCCGGTTTCCTGGTCGAAGCCCGAGGTCGTCAGGCCCCATTGGCCACAGACCGCCTGCGTGGGCCGGAGACGGTCAGCCTGCTCAATGTCTGGCAGGGTAGCCCAGCGGCGCCAGCGTCGGCGGTGCAGAGCCTGGAGGATGGCTGGGCGTGGATGGCGCGGCTGGAAGATGGCCGCTGCTATTGGCAAGTTACCCTGGACGCTGCCGGGCTGCCGGGCAAGGCCGGTTTGGCAGAATACTGCGCGGCGCGGCGTGCCCGCAGCGCGCTGGTGGCCGAGCTGTTCGATGCCCAGGCATTGGCACCGGCACCGGTGCATGCGCGCAGCAGTACCGCCATTTTGGCCGGTGAGTGCGTGGGGCCGGACTGGATACGGGTGGGCGATGCCGCAATGGCGGTTGACCCGTTGTCCGGCAATGGGATTTTTCAGTCGTTATCGTCGGCGTTGCAGGCGCCAGTGGTCATCAACACATTGCTGCGCAGGCCTGAGCGGGCAGCCTTGGCGCGGCAGTTTCACCAACAGCGGGTCGAGCAGCTGTTTTTGCGCTTTGCCCGGATTGGTCGGGATTTCTACGGGCAGGAGCAGAGCCGGGCGGGGCAGCCGTTCTGGGATCGGCGCCAGGGCTGGCCGGATGGGCACGCGTTGCATGTGGCGGCTGACTGGCAGTCGGTCAAGGTTGAGCGTCGACCGGTGCTGCGCGAGGGATGGGTGGACGAGGCCGAGGTGGCGGTGACCGCGGACCAGCCGTTGGGCGTGTGGCATTTGCAAGGCATGGAGGTGGCGCCTGTGGTGCGGGCGTTGCAAGCGGGCCGGCCACTTGAGGCAGTCATGAGCGGTTGGCCGATGGTGCAACAGATGAGGGTGCGGCGGTGGCTGGCAGAGCAGGGTTATAGCTGAGACTGCTGGGGCTGCAACGCAGCCCCAGTGTTTCCGATTAGAAGAAGGTCCCGACCAGCAGCTGCATATAGGTCCGGGTATCCCGCCCACCCAACTGCGTACCGCCATTGGCCGCACTGCGCTCTGGCTTGTAGAAGCCCACCAG
Proteins encoded:
- a CDS encoding NAD(P)/FAD-dependent oxidoreductase, which encodes MLEPRIVVLGAGPAGAATAIGLRRLGYPVTVVSEWRRFAAVEGVSQRVLEGLRHAGLGGALSQAAMPAARQVHWNGQHLQMNQEFLLDRQRFDRALRDDLQRAGVSVVEGRVREVAHEGGHRIRLDDGQVLLAGFLVEARGRQAPLATDRLRGPETVSLLNVWQGSPAAPASAVQSLEDGWAWMARLEDGRCYWQVTLDAAGLPGKAGLAEYCAARRARSALVAELFDAQALAPAPVHARSSTAILAGECVGPDWIRVGDAAMAVDPLSGNGIFQSLSSALQAPVVINTLLRRPERAALARQFHQQRVEQLFLRFARIGRDFYGQEQSRAGQPFWDRRQGWPDGHALHVAADWQSVKVERRPVLREGWVDEAEVAVTADQPLGVWHLQGMEVAPVVRALQAGRPLEAVMSGWPMVQQMRVRRWLAEQGYS
- a CDS encoding S8 family serine peptidase encodes the protein MGTDVCVGIIDSGCSPEQGSSVRGARRFWLEDGQLREGEMLPDQLGHGSAVLAALQREAGPMPVLVAQVFTAQASTSALQVAAALLWLVEAGATLVNLSLGLQQDRPVLHQACAEAQAAGVLLCASSPAQGGPVYPASYPGVIRVTGDARCAPGQWSWLGTRQADFGGHVGANNRAGASLGCAALCGRIAALLREEPGLNHQQVHDWLRRHATFTGPERRGARHA